A window from Dehalobacter sp. DCA encodes these proteins:
- the dnaA gene encoding chromosomal replication initiator protein DnaA, producing MSPNIIYLNAFWENILEKLKDELSKPSFETWLSSTKLVDFSNNRLTISVSNEFAKDWLESRYSSLVKSTVQNYLNAPVTLNFIAEQDPSDLPPIETPGVNFGVLSHSLNPKYTFDTFVIGNGNRFAHAAALAVAESPAKSYNPLFVYGGSGLGKTHLMHAISHVISKNFPSMKILYVTGEQFTNEMIDSIRYERQVEFRNTYRKIDILLIDDIQFLAGKEGTQEEFFHTFNTLYEANKQIIISSDRPPREIPTLEERLRSRFEWGLTTDINPPDYETRIAILRKKAELENFIVPDEIIIFIASEIQSNIRELEGALSKITAYCMLTNQPITVTLAEEILKDMIPQKNQKLISLDMIQKSVAEHYKMSVQEFKQKKRTRTIAFPRQIAMFLCREMTDLSLEQIGDKFGGRDHTTVIHACEKISELKKNDPLVEKSINDIISKIKSS from the coding sequence ATGTCTCCTAATATTATATATTTAAACGCTTTCTGGGAAAATATCCTTGAGAAACTGAAAGATGAATTATCTAAGCCCAGTTTTGAAACTTGGCTGTCTTCAACGAAGCTGGTTGATTTCTCCAACAATCGGCTGACCATCAGTGTTTCCAATGAGTTCGCAAAAGACTGGCTGGAAAGCAGGTATTCCTCGCTCGTTAAATCCACTGTTCAAAATTACCTGAATGCACCGGTTACTCTAAACTTTATCGCCGAGCAAGATCCTTCCGATCTTCCCCCAATAGAAACCCCTGGTGTTAATTTTGGCGTTTTGTCTCATTCCCTGAACCCAAAGTATACGTTTGATACTTTTGTAATCGGCAACGGGAATCGTTTTGCCCATGCCGCAGCACTTGCAGTTGCGGAATCTCCTGCTAAATCCTATAACCCTTTATTTGTCTACGGCGGCAGCGGGCTTGGCAAAACGCATCTAATGCATGCGATCAGCCATGTGATCAGCAAGAATTTTCCTTCAATGAAAATTCTCTATGTCACCGGCGAACAGTTCACGAATGAAATGATTGATTCTATCCGTTATGAAAGACAGGTCGAATTCCGGAACACTTACCGAAAAATTGACATCTTATTAATTGACGATATTCAGTTCCTGGCAGGCAAAGAAGGCACCCAGGAAGAATTCTTTCATACGTTTAACACTCTTTATGAGGCCAACAAACAAATCATTATTTCTTCAGACCGTCCCCCGAGAGAAATACCAACACTTGAGGAAAGACTTCGTTCGCGATTTGAGTGGGGTTTAACAACTGATATTAATCCGCCTGACTACGAAACAAGAATAGCTATTTTACGCAAAAAAGCTGAGCTGGAAAATTTTATTGTACCTGATGAAATTATTATTTTTATTGCTTCCGAGATTCAATCCAATATCCGGGAGCTGGAAGGTGCCTTAAGTAAAATAACAGCTTACTGCATGCTCACTAACCAACCAATAACCGTTACCCTGGCAGAAGAGATATTGAAGGATATGATCCCGCAGAAAAATCAAAAATTGATTTCTCTTGATATGATTCAAAAAAGTGTTGCTGAACATTATAAGATGTCCGTTCAGGAATTCAAACAGAAGAAAAGAACAAGAACCATTGCTTTTCCCAGACAAATCGCGATGTTCCTATGCCGCGAGATGACGGATCTTTCTTTGGAACAGATCGGTGACAAATTCGGAGGACGGGATCATACGACAGTCATTCATGCCTGTGAAAAGATCAGCGAACTAAAAAAAAATGATCCGCTGGTTGAAAAGAGTATCAATGACATTATTAGTAAAATTAAATCAAGTTAG
- the dnaN gene encoding DNA polymerase III subunit beta — protein sequence MKVLCKKEDLILGINTVQRAVSSKNTLPILQGVRLRAENQNLWFEATDLEIGIRCQVPVNVQEEGQVVLPARLFSEIARKLPDNEIKIESTDNNINIFYDSSDFAVNGYDPEEYPEISDITSNESIELPALLFKSMIRKTIFACSVEETRPVFTGVLLQVNKENITLVGTDTHRLALSNEVLQGNQKEFNGIIPAKTLHEIYRLMEDDDSILISFNNSRIIFKFSQVQIVTRLIEGQFPSYKQVIPATCNTKLLIYTRKLMDAVERASLLSKDNYLKTNTVRFNIENSHININHYSEMGKVFEQLEVEQNGEDVAISFNAKYIIDLLKVVDTENVVMEVSGSSSPCIFRPESNDKYLCLVLPLRN from the coding sequence ATGAAAGTCTTATGCAAAAAGGAAGATTTGATTTTAGGAATCAACACTGTACAAAGAGCCGTGTCCTCCAAAAATACGCTTCCTATACTTCAAGGAGTCAGACTGAGAGCAGAAAACCAAAATCTCTGGTTTGAAGCCACTGATCTAGAAATTGGTATTCGATGCCAAGTCCCAGTCAATGTTCAGGAAGAAGGACAAGTTGTTTTACCGGCTAGGCTTTTTTCGGAAATTGCCAGGAAGCTTCCGGATAACGAAATTAAAATTGAAAGTACTGACAATAATATTAATATCTTTTACGATTCCTCTGATTTTGCGGTGAACGGATATGATCCTGAAGAGTATCCTGAGATTTCTGATATTACTTCCAATGAAAGCATTGAACTTCCGGCTTTACTTTTTAAAAGTATGATTCGCAAGACCATATTCGCCTGTTCAGTCGAAGAAACCAGACCTGTTTTTACCGGCGTGCTGCTTCAGGTGAATAAAGAAAATATAACACTTGTCGGAACAGATACGCACCGACTGGCACTCAGCAATGAAGTTTTGCAGGGAAATCAGAAAGAGTTCAACGGGATTATTCCAGCCAAGACCCTGCATGAGATTTATAGGCTAATGGAAGATGATGACAGTATTTTAATCAGTTTTAACAATTCCAGAATTATTTTTAAATTTAGCCAGGTTCAAATTGTCACCCGTCTGATTGAAGGACAGTTTCCAAGCTACAAACAGGTTATTCCGGCAACATGCAACACGAAACTTTTGATATATACTCGAAAATTGATGGATGCAGTAGAAAGAGCCTCTCTTTTATCCAAAGACAATTACTTGAAGACCAATACGGTCCGTTTTAATATTGAGAATTCCCATATTAACATCAATCATTATTCGGAAATGGGTAAAGTATTTGAACAGCTCGAAGTGGAACAGAATGGAGAGGACGTTGCAATATCTTTTAATGCCAAGTATATCATCGACCTGCTTAAAGTTGTTGACACCGAAAACGTGGTTATGGAAGTTTCGGGATCATCTAGTCCCTGTATCTTCAGGCCCGAAAGTAATGATAAATACTTATGTTTAGTTCTGCCGCTAAGAAATTAG
- the recF gene encoding DNA replication/repair protein RecF — protein MYIKDLYLVNFRNYQEQKIDFQPGINLLMGSNGQGKTNILEGIGYLISGKSVRCKSENDLIRWGEKNFYLSGSFLVSERLFMLESYYETGKKVMKINRLACKRLSDYVGTVNGVSFYPDDLNIVKKGPNERRRFIDLLIAQIRPTHFALLNAYLRAVHQKNILLKNERNINLLRIQLQAWNDQICEIGSKIIINRSEFTDKLNTHCRKIFQSIFSDEDHLDIVYQALGKKDLEQALQSFPEILEKKMMQEIERKAVLFGPHRDEIIIYLNGNDTRIFASQGQQRSLVLSLKLAEMEIIRNEKDEYPILLLDDVLSELDEYRRDYLIEYINTLQKQTIITMTGADDRITNQNAVVYQVSNGNIRRK, from the coding sequence ATGTATATTAAAGACTTATATTTGGTTAATTTCAGAAATTATCAAGAACAAAAGATTGACTTCCAGCCGGGAATCAACTTGCTAATGGGTTCCAACGGTCAGGGAAAAACGAATATCCTTGAAGGAATCGGGTATCTTATTAGCGGTAAATCGGTCCGCTGTAAGTCAGAAAATGATTTAATACGCTGGGGGGAGAAAAATTTTTATCTCTCAGGTTCTTTTCTAGTTTCAGAAAGGCTCTTCATGCTGGAGAGTTATTACGAGACCGGAAAAAAAGTCATGAAGATTAACCGATTGGCTTGTAAACGTCTTTCAGATTACGTTGGTACAGTCAATGGGGTTTCTTTTTATCCGGATGATTTAAATATTGTTAAAAAAGGACCCAACGAAAGAAGGCGTTTTATTGATCTGCTGATTGCCCAGATTAGACCTACGCATTTTGCCCTGCTCAATGCTTATTTAAGGGCTGTTCACCAGAAAAATATTCTTTTAAAAAACGAAAGGAATATTAATCTGTTAAGAATTCAGCTCCAGGCCTGGAATGATCAAATTTGTGAGATCGGTTCCAAAATTATCATTAATCGATCTGAATTTACAGATAAACTGAATACCCACTGCAGAAAGATATTTCAAAGCATTTTTTCGGATGAGGACCATCTCGATATCGTTTATCAAGCCTTAGGAAAAAAGGATTTAGAGCAGGCTTTACAAAGCTTTCCGGAGATACTTGAGAAAAAAATGATGCAGGAAATTGAGAGAAAAGCTGTATTGTTCGGACCCCACCGCGACGAAATAATTATTTATCTGAATGGAAATGATACAAGAATATTTGCATCTCAAGGTCAGCAGCGTTCTCTGGTGCTTAGTCTAAAGCTGGCTGAAATGGAAATCATCCGGAATGAAAAAGATGAATATCCGATTTTACTGCTGGATGATGTTCTTTCTGAATTGGATGAATATCGGAGGGACTATTTAATTGAGTATATTAATACCCTGCAAAAACAGACGATCATCACTATGACTGGTGCAGATGACAGGATTACGAATCAGAATGCAGTGGTATATCAGGTATCTAATGGAAATATAAGGAGGAAATAG
- a CDS encoding extracellular matrix regulator RemB, which produces MFLHIGNNIMVRKDKIILILDLDTAGSNQISRGLLNKMMKKGTVQNITEKGKEKSFVMTDSEYYLSPISSSTLMKRSQSGSIL; this is translated from the coding sequence ATGTTTCTGCACATCGGTAATAATATTATGGTGAGAAAAGACAAAATCATTCTGATCCTTGATTTGGATACAGCAGGAAGCAACCAGATTTCCCGCGGTTTGTTGAATAAAATGATGAAAAAGGGAACCGTACAGAATATTACGGAAAAAGGAAAAGAAAAATCCTTTGTGATGACGGATTCGGAATATTATCTGTCTCCGATTTCTTCGTCAACGTTAATGAAAAGATCACAAAGCGGAAGTATTCTTTAA
- the gyrB gene encoding DNA topoisomerase (ATP-hydrolyzing) subunit B encodes MQNESELANQINPGSDYNAGQIEVLEGLEAVRKRPGMYIGSTSSRGLHHLVYEIVDNSIDEAMAGYCDEIEVIIHQGESITVQDNGRGIPVDMHAKMQKPAVEVALTVLHAGGKFNNEAYKVSGGLHGVGMSVVNALSVNLRVEIKKDGKKYSQEYSRGKTLTELKEIGTYQGRSGTMITFQPDPEIFEDIVYDYEVLAHRLKELSFLNKNVMITLIDERNEAKDVYNHNNGLIDFVEYLNKNKDPIHQKAIVFETEKDNTKVEIALQYNESYTETLFSYANNINTTEGGTHEAGFKAALTRVVNDYARKNNILKGNENNLSGEDVREGLTAIISVKIMEPQFEGQTKTKLGNSEVRSIVDSVVGEGLTTFFEENPAVAKKIVEKGLQATRARLAARKARDLTRRKSALESTSLPGKLADCTWKDPRYCEMYIVEGDSAGGSAKQGRNQKFQAILPLRGKILNVEKARLDRILGNTEIRAMITALGTGISEEFDIEKARYHKVVIMTDADVDGAHIRILLLTFFYRYMKPLIENHYVYIAQPPLFKVKNGKQIQYAYSDKELSKVMETVGRDKTEIQRYKGLGEMNPEQLWETTMDPESRTILQVQMDDAMRADELFTMLMGDKVEPRKEFIQKHARDVRNLDI; translated from the coding sequence TTGCAAAATGAATCGGAATTAGCAAATCAAATAAATCCCGGATCTGATTATAATGCCGGCCAGATAGAAGTACTCGAAGGATTAGAAGCTGTTCGAAAACGCCCCGGTATGTACATCGGTTCCACCAGCAGCCGTGGTTTGCACCATCTGGTTTATGAGATCGTTGACAATAGCATCGATGAGGCTATGGCTGGTTACTGCGATGAAATAGAAGTTATTATTCATCAGGGAGAGAGTATTACTGTTCAAGATAATGGCCGCGGCATACCGGTTGATATGCATGCAAAGATGCAAAAGCCGGCAGTGGAAGTTGCCTTGACAGTATTGCATGCCGGCGGAAAATTTAATAACGAGGCTTATAAGGTTTCTGGTGGCCTGCACGGGGTCGGCATGAGCGTTGTTAATGCGCTTTCCGTTAATTTGCGTGTCGAGATCAAAAAAGATGGGAAAAAGTACAGCCAGGAATATTCCCGCGGCAAAACACTGACGGAACTCAAGGAAATCGGTACGTACCAAGGAAGATCCGGGACAATGATTACTTTCCAGCCTGATCCGGAAATCTTCGAAGATATCGTTTATGACTATGAAGTTCTGGCGCATCGTTTGAAGGAGCTTTCATTTCTGAATAAAAATGTCATGATTACTCTGATTGACGAGCGGAACGAGGCCAAAGATGTCTATAATCACAATAATGGGCTGATTGATTTTGTAGAATATTTAAATAAAAATAAAGATCCGATTCATCAGAAAGCGATTGTATTTGAGACGGAGAAAGATAATACAAAGGTTGAGATCGCCCTTCAATATAACGAAAGTTATACCGAAACCTTGTTTTCGTATGCTAATAATATCAATACCACAGAAGGCGGGACGCACGAAGCGGGATTTAAAGCGGCCCTGACCAGAGTTGTTAATGACTACGCGCGTAAAAACAATATTTTAAAAGGCAATGAGAATAACTTAAGCGGTGAGGATGTCAGAGAAGGCCTTACAGCCATTATTTCGGTTAAGATCATGGAACCTCAGTTTGAAGGACAGACAAAGACCAAGCTGGGTAACAGTGAAGTTAGATCCATTGTCGACAGCGTGGTTGGTGAAGGTTTAACGACTTTTTTTGAAGAAAATCCAGCCGTTGCCAAAAAGATTGTTGAAAAAGGCTTGCAGGCTACCCGGGCAAGGCTTGCCGCCCGTAAGGCCAGAGATCTTACCCGCAGAAAAAGTGCATTGGAAAGTACTTCTTTGCCGGGTAAACTGGCCGACTGCACCTGGAAAGATCCAAGATACTGTGAAATGTACATTGTCGAAGGAGACAGCGCTGGCGGCTCAGCTAAACAAGGAAGAAATCAAAAATTCCAGGCGATTCTGCCGTTGCGTGGAAAAATTCTGAACGTCGAAAAAGCCCGCTTGGACAGGATCCTGGGAAATACAGAAATAAGAGCAATGATTACAGCGCTTGGTACCGGAATATCTGAAGAGTTTGATATTGAAAAAGCCCGTTATCATAAAGTTGTGATTATGACAGATGCTGATGTCGACGGTGCACATATCCGGATTCTCTTACTGACATTTTTTTACAGGTATATGAAACCGCTGATTGAAAATCATTATGTTTATATTGCGCAGCCACCGCTTTTTAAGGTTAAAAACGGCAAACAAATTCAATATGCTTATAGTGATAAAGAATTAAGTAAGGTTATGGAAACTGTCGGTAGAGATAAGACAGAAATCCAACGCTATAAAGGTCTTGGTGAAATGAATCCCGAACAGCTTTGGGAGACAACGATGGATCCTGAATCCCGGACCATACTTCAGGTCCAAATGGATGATGCCATGAGAGCAGATGAGCTATTCACGATGCTGATGGGTGACAAAGTAGAGCCCCGTAAGGAATTTATTCAAAAACATGCCAGGGATGTACGAAATCTGGATATTTAA
- the gyrA gene encoding DNA gyrase subunit A has product MSMELFSGKVLPIEISDELKKSFIDYSMSVIVSRALPDVRDGLKPVHRRILYAMNELGMTPNKGYSKSARLVGDCMGKYHPHGDSSIYDASVRMAQNFSSRYPLIDGHGNFGSIDGDSAAAMRYTEMKMAPLATYMLADIDKDTVNFSPNYDEREKEPDVLPAKFPNLLVNGSSGIAVGMATNIPPHNLGEVIDGVVYLMDSEDNEDGAPRPGIRDLMKFIKGPDFPTGAQIMGTEGIISAYTTGRGSIKVRAKANIEKIEKNGKMQIVVTEIPYVVNKSRLIEKIAELVQEKKIEGITDLRDETTMKGIRIVIELRRDVTPQVILNQLYKHTQMEDSFGINMLALVDNTPKVLNLQEILEYFIKHQKEVIVRRSRFELKKAEDEAHIVEGLRKALDYIDEVIEIIRSSKDDDIAKAKLILRFDFSDRQAQAIMDMRLKRLTGLEREKLDAQYQRLMDEIAYLTAVLNSDKMVRGIIKTELKEIRDKFADPRRSEITFDATKMEIEDLIADEDVVITVTHRGYIKRLPLNTYHSQRRGGRGVNGMSTGENDFVESLFIASTHHHILFFTSRGKVYRLRAHEIPEASRTAKGTAIVNLLSLAQDEKVTATIAVKEFKDQFNLLTATKNGIVKKTSLQDYDTKRSDGLIALTLDENDELIGVRLTKQDDDVVIATRLGLAIRFSEEDVRAMGRTARGVRGISLRKDDYVIAMDVVDKTASDLELLTVTENGFAKRSELSEFRIQGRGGKGIIGHRVTSKTGPLAAVKVVTADQELMVITDEGIVIRQEVSGISVQGRSAQGVTAMRTGESKVVAVAKFVSKEEE; this is encoded by the coding sequence ATGTCCATGGAACTTTTTAGCGGCAAGGTTTTGCCCATTGAAATTTCCGATGAATTAAAAAAATCATTTATAGATTATTCCATGAGCGTTATTGTCAGCCGAGCCTTGCCGGATGTACGCGACGGACTGAAACCGGTTCATCGCAGAATTCTTTATGCGATGAATGAATTAGGGATGACGCCGAATAAAGGGTATAGCAAATCGGCCAGACTGGTCGGGGATTGCATGGGGAAATATCACCCACATGGAGATTCATCGATCTATGATGCGTCTGTCAGGATGGCGCAGAATTTTTCCAGCCGTTATCCTTTAATTGACGGACATGGCAACTTTGGTTCCATCGATGGCGATTCAGCGGCTGCCATGCGTTATACAGAGATGAAGATGGCTCCGCTGGCTACTTATATGCTGGCTGATATTGATAAGGATACCGTCAATTTTAGTCCGAACTATGATGAAAGAGAAAAAGAGCCGGACGTTTTGCCGGCAAAATTTCCGAATCTATTGGTTAACGGTTCTTCCGGGATTGCTGTCGGGATGGCCACGAATATACCGCCGCACAATCTGGGAGAAGTCATCGATGGCGTCGTATATTTGATGGACAGTGAGGATAACGAAGATGGAGCACCTCGACCTGGAATCAGAGATCTGATGAAATTTATTAAAGGACCTGATTTTCCGACCGGTGCCCAAATCATGGGCACGGAAGGAATCATCAGCGCGTACACGACTGGCAGGGGATCAATCAAGGTCCGGGCGAAGGCCAATATCGAAAAAATCGAAAAAAACGGGAAAATGCAGATCGTTGTTACGGAAATTCCGTATGTGGTCAATAAGTCCCGGCTGATTGAAAAGATAGCTGAACTTGTTCAGGAAAAGAAAATCGAAGGTATTACCGATTTGCGCGATGAGACCACAATGAAAGGGATTCGTATTGTGATTGAACTGCGCAGGGATGTTACACCTCAGGTCATTCTGAATCAGTTGTATAAGCATACCCAGATGGAAGATAGTTTCGGGATCAATATGCTGGCGCTGGTTGACAATACCCCGAAAGTACTCAACCTGCAGGAAATTCTGGAATATTTTATCAAACATCAAAAGGAAGTTATTGTCCGGCGCAGCCGGTTTGAACTGAAGAAAGCAGAAGATGAGGCACATATTGTTGAAGGACTGCGCAAGGCGCTGGACTATATCGATGAAGTCATTGAGATCATTCGTTCTTCCAAGGATGATGACATCGCCAAAGCCAAACTGATCCTGCGCTTTGATTTCAGCGACAGACAGGCCCAGGCGATTATGGACATGCGTTTAAAGCGCCTGACTGGTTTGGAACGTGAAAAACTGGATGCCCAGTATCAAAGGCTGATGGATGAGATTGCTTACCTGACGGCAGTTTTGAATTCGGACAAAATGGTTCGTGGAATTATTAAAACTGAACTTAAGGAAATCAGGGATAAATTTGCGGACCCGAGACGTTCAGAAATTACCTTTGATGCGACGAAGATGGAAATTGAAGATCTGATCGCGGATGAGGACGTCGTAATTACGGTCACACACAGAGGGTATATCAAAAGACTGCCCTTAAACACCTATCACAGCCAGAGAAGAGGTGGACGTGGTGTCAACGGCATGTCTACCGGAGAAAATGATTTTGTGGAGAGCCTGTTTATTGCCTCTACACATCATCATATTCTTTTCTTCACTTCACGTGGCAAGGTTTACCGTCTGCGGGCGCATGAAATACCTGAGGCAAGCCGGACCGCTAAAGGGACTGCGATTGTGAACCTTTTGAGTCTTGCGCAGGATGAAAAAGTCACTGCGACGATTGCTGTCAAGGAGTTTAAAGACCAATTCAACCTGCTGACAGCAACGAAAAACGGGATTGTCAAAAAGACTTCGCTCCAGGATTACGACACAAAAAGAAGTGATGGCTTGATTGCGCTGACGCTGGATGAAAATGACGAACTGATCGGCGTGCGCCTCACGAAACAAGATGATGATGTCGTGATTGCAACCCGTCTGGGCTTGGCGATTCGTTTCTCTGAGGAAGATGTCAGAGCCATGGGACGGACAGCCCGCGGCGTAAGAGGAATCTCTCTCAGGAAAGATGACTATGTCATTGCCATGGATGTCGTGGATAAAACCGCTAGTGATTTGGAATTGCTGACCGTTACCGAGAATGGCTTTGCTAAACGAAGCGAACTCAGTGAATTCCGGATCCAGGGACGCGGTGGCAAAGGCATTATCGGGCATAGAGTAACTTCTAAGACTGGGCCTCTGGCCGCCGTCAAGGTCGTCACCGCCGATCAGGAACTGATGGTCATTACCGATGAAGGCATTGTGATCCGTCAGGAAGTCAGCGGCATCTCCGTCCAGGGGAGATCGGCCCAGGGAGTCACTGCTATGAGAACCGGTGAAAGCAAGGTCGTGGCCGTAGCTAAATTTGTAAGCAAAGAAGAAGAATAA
- the pdxS gene encoding pyridoxal 5'-phosphate synthase lyase subunit PdxS, with amino-acid sequence MVEVASWKVKTGLAEMLKGGVIMDVTTPEQAKIAEEAGACAVMALERVPSDIRAAGGVARMADPTIVNKIMEAVTIPVMAKARIGHFVEARILEALGADYIDESEVLTPADDLYHIDKHNFKVPFVCGARNLGEALRRIGEGAAMIRTKGEPGTGNVVEAVRHMRTVMADIRRLTTMPKEELMTAAKEMAAPYDLVLYVAEHGKLPVVNFAAGGIATPADAALMMQLGCDGIFVGSGIFKSSEPAKRARAIVLATTHHNDPDILAKLSEEIGEAMPGLEISSIAPAERMQDRGW; translated from the coding sequence ATGGTTGAGGTAGCTTCATGGAAAGTAAAAACAGGCTTGGCGGAGATGTTAAAAGGCGGCGTCATTATGGATGTCACAACACCCGAGCAGGCAAAAATAGCGGAGGAAGCCGGGGCCTGTGCAGTTATGGCCCTGGAAAGAGTGCCCTCTGATATCCGGGCAGCAGGCGGTGTGGCAAGAATGGCCGATCCGACCATTGTTAATAAAATCATGGAGGCTGTAACCATTCCAGTTATGGCTAAAGCAAGAATTGGACACTTTGTCGAAGCCCGCATCCTGGAAGCACTTGGCGCGGATTACATTGATGAGAGCGAAGTTCTGACTCCTGCCGACGACCTTTACCACATTGACAAGCATAATTTTAAAGTGCCATTTGTCTGCGGTGCGCGCAATCTCGGTGAAGCCCTGCGTCGGATTGGCGAGGGTGCTGCGATGATCCGCACCAAAGGTGAACCCGGAACAGGCAATGTGGTTGAGGCAGTGCGTCATATGCGGACGGTTATGGCCGATATCCGCCGTCTGACCACCATGCCGAAAGAGGAACTGATGACCGCAGCCAAGGAAATGGCCGCACCCTACGATTTGGTTCTATATGTTGCCGAACACGGCAAACTGCCGGTTGTAAATTTTGCCGCAGGCGGAATCGCAACACCGGCTGATGCAGCCCTCATGATGCAGCTGGGTTGCGACGGTATTTTTGTTGGCTCCGGCATATTTAAATCCTCTGAACCAGCCAAGAGAGCCAGAGCGATCGTTCTCGCAACCACCCATCACAATGATCCGGACATACTGGCCAAACTTTCCGAAGAAATCGGTGAAGCAATGCCTGGTCTGGAGATTTCCTCGATTGCTCCGGCGGAAAGAATGCAGGATCGGGGCTGGTGA
- the pdxT gene encoding pyridoxal 5'-phosphate synthase glutaminase subunit PdxT — MSMKKKIGVLAIQGAFREHCKSLEKLGVGGVEVRSVDDLKEISGLIIPGGESTAIGKQLEIDGFGDKIAEMAGEGFPIFGTCAGMILLSKRIDQSSQYSLGLLDISVKRNAFGRQIASFEADIPVKGLKGGNLRAVFIRAPYVTEAGPEVDVLAAYAGKIVLVQDDHILASAFHPELTDDTRIHEYFINIVDQYRK; from the coding sequence GTGAGCATGAAAAAGAAGATTGGTGTCCTGGCTATCCAGGGCGCTTTTCGCGAGCACTGCAAATCTTTGGAAAAACTTGGGGTTGGAGGAGTTGAAGTCCGCAGTGTCGATGATTTAAAAGAAATCAGCGGACTGATTATTCCCGGCGGGGAAAGCACAGCCATTGGCAAGCAGCTCGAAATTGACGGTTTTGGCGACAAAATTGCAGAAATGGCTGGTGAAGGTTTTCCCATTTTTGGGACATGCGCCGGCATGATTCTGCTCAGTAAGAGAATTGACCAGAGTAGCCAGTATTCTTTGGGGCTTCTGGATATTTCCGTCAAACGAAATGCTTTTGGCCGGCAGATTGCGAGTTTTGAAGCGGATATCCCGGTTAAGGGACTAAAAGGCGGAAATTTGCGGGCCGTATTCATCCGCGCGCCGTATGTGACGGAAGCAGGTCCGGAGGTCGATGTGCTGGCCGCATATGCCGGAAAGATTGTCTTGGTCCAGGATGATCATATTCTGGCCAGCGCGTTTCATCCCGAGCTTACCGACGATACCAGAATTCATGAATATTTCATTAACATCGTTGATCAGTATCGAAAATAG